Below is a window of Dehalococcoidia bacterium DNA.
GACGAGCGGATCCGCAGTCTGTAGGGCTGCGTCGCGCCGCGGGAGACGATGTAGACGCCGTACTCGCCGCGGGGAGCCTCGTTCGGCATGTAGATTTCGCCCGGAGCAGGGCGCAGGGCGCGCGGCACGCGCGCCGGCATGATCGGGCCCTCGTCCGGCATCTGGTCCACGGCCTGCTCGATGATGCGCACCGACTGCCGTATCTCCTCCAAGCGCACGAGGTAACGGTCGTAAGAGTCACCGTTCGTGCCGACGGGGATGTCGAAATCGAAGCGGTCGTAGATAGAGTAGGGCTGGTCCTTCCGCAGGTCCCATTTCAAGCCGCTGGCGCGCAGCACCGGGCCGGTACAACCGTAGTTGATCGCGTCCTCGACGCTGATCTTGCCGATCCCACGCGTCCTGGCGATGAACAGCTCGTTGTCCGTCAGGAGTCTGTCCATGTCCGCGTGGCCGTACTTGATAATCCGCCGGCAGAGTGCCCGCACGCTGTCTTTGAAGTCGTGCGGCACGTCCCAGGCGACACCGCCGGGCCGGAAGTAGGCGTACATCAGCCGGTCACCCGAGACCTCTTCGAAGAGGTCGAGGATGAACTCGCGCTCGCGGAAGGCGTAGGTGAAGGAGGTGCCAAAGACGCCGAGGTCGGTGCCGAAGGCGCCCAAGAACATGAAGTGACTGGAGATGCGGTTAAGCTCCGCCAGGATCACGCGGATGTATTGCGCCCGCTCTGGCGGCTCCAGCCCCGCGAGCTTTTCGACCGCCTGGACGTAGGCGAGCTCGGCATTGAACTGCGCCAGGTACTCCGTGCGGTCCTGGAAGCCGATAGCCTGGCGGTAATCCATGTACTCGGAGAGCTTCTCAGCACCCCGGTGCATGTAGCCGATGTGAGGGATGACGTCCTTGACCAGTTCGCCGTCGACCGTCAGCACCATCCGGAACACACCATGCGTCGCGGGATGCTGCGGCCCGATGTTGATGTTGAGGTCGATCGTCTCGAGCTCGCGTTCGATACCGATGGCCTGAGGCTCGGCGGCCATTACTCCTCGACCTCCTCGGGCGTGACCTCGAAGCCAGACCCGGGCGGGATGTGCCCGGCCTTGGCCATGTCTTCGCCCAACACCTCACCCTGCCACTCTTCCAGCGGCGCTAGCGGGTTCTCCTTGCGCAGCGGGTAGTGGTCGAGCATGTCCTCGGGCAGGAGCAGCGGCACGAGGTTCGGATGGCCTTCGAAGACAATGCCGAACATGTCGCGGCACTCGCGCTCGTGCCAGTCCGCCGCCTGCCACAGGTCGGTAGCGGTGGGGATGCGGGGGTCGTCAGCGGGCACCTTGGCGCGCACCGTGACGCTGTGGCGGTGCTCGTAGGACCAGAGGTGGTAGACCACCTCCAGACCCTGCTCCTCGTAGTCCACGCCGCAGAGGTTACGCAAAAAGTCCATCTTCAGGCGCGGGTCGGTCTTCGCCGTCTCCAGGACGCGGTGCGCGTCCTTGCGGTCCACGATGAGGATCACATCGGCCGGGCCCTTCGTGGCCGTGATCTCGACGCCAGGGAGGGCAGCGGCGAATGTGTCCCAGATGGTGCCCGGTTCGGGCGCCACGATCGGCGCGTCGCGGAGGGCTCGTCGGTCCTCAGGCACCGGCGCCGACCCTGCCGCGCTCTTCCATGATCTTGTTCTGGAGGGCGATGAAGCCGTCCATCAGCGCCTCGGGCCGGGGAGGGCAGCCCGGGACGTAGATGTCCACCGGAATAATCTTGTCGACACCCTGGAGGACGCGGTCGTAGCGGGTGTAGGGGCCGCCGTTGGTAGCGCAGGCGCCCATGGAGATCTCCCACTTGGGGTTCGGCATCTGCT
It encodes the following:
- a CDS encoding NADH-quinone oxidoreductase subunit D; this encodes MAAEPQAIGIERELETIDLNINIGPQHPATHGVFRMVLTVDGELVKDVIPHIGYMHRGAEKLSEYMDYRQAIGFQDRTEYLAQFNAELAYVQAVEKLAGLEPPERAQYIRVILAELNRISSHFMFLGAFGTDLGVFGTSFTYAFREREFILDLFEEVSGDRLMYAYFRPGGVAWDVPHDFKDSVRALCRRIIKYGHADMDRLLTDNELFIARTRGIGKISVEDAINYGCTGPVLRASGLKWDLRKDQPYSIYDRFDFDIPVGTNGDSYDRYLVRLEEIRQSVRIIEQAVDQMPDEGPIMPARVPRALRPAPGEIYMPNEAPRGEYGVYIVSRGATQPYRLRIRSSSFCNLCALKHMTVGHYVADAVTILGSLDIVLCEVDR
- a CDS encoding NADH-quinone oxidoreductase subunit C; protein product: MPEDRRALRDAPIVAPEPGTIWDTFAAALPGVEITATKGPADVILIVDRKDAHRVLETAKTDPRLKMDFLRNLCGVDYEEQGLEVVYHLWSYEHRHSVTVRAKVPADDPRIPTATDLWQAADWHERECRDMFGIVFEGHPNLVPLLLPEDMLDHYPLRKENPLAPLEEWQGEVLGEDMAKAGHIPPGSGFEVTPEEVEE